Proteins from one Astatotilapia calliptera chromosome 8, fAstCal1.2, whole genome shotgun sequence genomic window:
- the LOC113027996 gene encoding zinc finger protein OZF-like, translating to MSETPVWTSMNPETLHIKEEQEEILTSHEEQQSSGLEEADIIKVIITAVPVKTEDDEEKPQFLPFHQSQAEDNRDTEPESDGQEPSSDPDLQSEFKPDADEKASDYSETTDESGPENEDSDGGWKEGRALESDLNMDGDCNAAKKFLSCTLWGQQFIYKQCLQKQLTCHSGQTPSSCLVDNSCEVKQNVDSQVVAPTGVKQFICELCSEVFYRKSEFKRHKKMHNGGKAFSCDYCGKGFNRTSDLRTHMRVHTGEKPFSCSSCGQRFNQKIHLKTHMRIHTGEKPFVCEECGKRFSQQGNLTTHMRVHTGEKPLACEDCGQRFNQQTHLKAHMRVHTGEKPFQCSDCDKTFKRKTHLKTHMRVHTGEKPFGCKDCGKRFYRNTDLKTHLRVHTGEKPFGCDECGQRFNQKTHLKEHMRLHTGEKPFHCNKCGKRFNRKTHLNSHMRVHAE from the coding sequence ATGAGTGAAACCCCAGTCTGGACCAGCATGAACCCGGAGACCCTCCACATaaaggaggaacaggaggaaatCTTGACCAGCCACGAGGAACAGCAGAGTAGTGGTCTGGAGGAGGCGGATATCATTAAGGTCATAATCACTGCAGTTCCTGTGAAAactgaagatgatgaagaaaaaCCTCAGTTCTTACCCTTTCATCAAAGCCAAGCTGAGGACAACAGAGATACAGAGCCTGAGAGCGATGGACAAGAACCGAGCAGTGACCCGGATCTTCAAAGTGAGTTTAAACCTGATGCTGATGAAAAGGCTTCAGACTATTCTGAGACTACTGATGAGTCTGGACCTGAAAACGAAGACAGCGATGGCGGCTGGAAGGAGGGCAGGGCACTGGAGTCGGACTTAAATATGGATGGGGACTGTAATGCAGCAAAAAAATTCTTAAGCTGCACTTTGTGGGGTCAGCAGTTTATCTACAAGCAGTGTCTTCAGAAACAGCTGACATGCCATTCAGGACAAACTCCTTCCAGCTGTTTGGTTGATAACAGCTGCGAGGTAAAGCAAAACGTAGATTCCCAGGTGGTGGCCCCAACAGGTGTGAAACAGTTTATCTGCGAGTTGTGTAGTGAAGTATTTTACCGAAAATCAGAATTTAAGAGGCACAAGAAAATGCACAACGGGGGGAAGGCATTCAGCTGCGACTATTGCGGTAAAGGATTTAACCGAACGTCAGATCTCAGGACACACATGAGGgtccacacaggtgagaaacccTTTAGCTGTAGTAGCTGTGGACAGAGATTCAACCAAAAGATACACCTTAAGACGCACATGAGAATTCACACCGGAGAGAAGCCGTTTGTTTGCGAGGAGTGCGGTAAAAGGTTCAGCCAGCAGGGAAATCTGACAACTCACATGCGAGTCCACACCGGAGAGAAACCGCTAGCCTGCGAAGACTGTGGGCAAAGGTTTAACCAGCAGACGCATCTTAAGGCACACATGCGAgtgcacacaggagagaaaccctTTCAATGTAGTGACTGTGATAAAACGTTTAAACGAAAGACGCACCTTAAGACCCACATGAGagtccacactggagagaaacCTTTCGGTTGCAAGGACTGCGGTAAAAGGTTTTACCGAAACACAGATCTTAAGACTCACTTGAGAGTCCACACGGGAGAGAAACCGTTTGGATGCGACGAGTGCGGCCAGAGGTTCAACCAAAAGACGCATCTTAAGGAGCACATGAGGCTACACACGGGAGAGAAACCCTTTCACTGCAACAAATGCGGCAAGAGATTTAATCGTAAGACGCATCTTAACTCACACATGAGAGTCCACGCAGAATGA